The following coding sequences lie in one Flavobacterium sp. 20NA77.7 genomic window:
- the guaA gene encoding glutamine-hydrolyzing GMP synthase has protein sequence MMNNVLILDFGSQYTQLIARRVRELNIFCEIFPFDKIPADLSSYKAVILGGSPCSVRSEDALHPDLSQIRGKKPLLAVCYGAQYLAHFSGGEVAASATREYGRANLSFIKENEVFLEGVSDNSQVWMSHSDSIKKLPANGVKIASTKDVENAAYKIEGETTYAIQFHPEVYHSTDGKQMLENFLVKIAKVEQTFTPNAFVEEVIADMKAKIGDDKVVLGLSGGVDSTVAAVILNKAIGSNLYCIFVNNGLLRKNEFQNVLDQYKGMGLNVKGVDASQRFYDALEGLDDPEAKRKAIGRVFIEVFDDEAHLLTDVKWLGQGTIYPDVIESVSATGGPSATIKSHHNVGGLPDFMKLQVVEPLRMLFKDEVRRVGATLGIDPELLGRHPFPGPGLAIRILGDITPEKVAILQEVDAVFINGLKEHGLYDKVWQAGAILLPVNSVGVMGDERTYEKVVALRAVESTDGMTADWVHLPYEFLMKISNEIINNVRGVNRVVYDISSKPPATIEWE, from the coding sequence ATAATGAACAACGTATTAATTTTAGATTTCGGATCACAATACACGCAATTAATTGCTCGAAGAGTAAGAGAATTAAATATTTTCTGTGAAATTTTCCCTTTTGATAAAATTCCTGCCGATTTATCATCTTACAAAGCCGTAATTTTAGGCGGAAGTCCATGTTCTGTTCGTTCAGAAGACGCTTTGCACCCAGATTTATCTCAAATTAGAGGTAAAAAACCGTTATTAGCGGTATGTTATGGTGCACAATATTTAGCCCATTTTTCAGGTGGAGAAGTGGCGGCATCAGCTACTCGAGAATACGGAAGAGCAAATCTTTCATTTATCAAAGAAAACGAAGTATTTTTAGAAGGTGTTTCAGACAATAGCCAAGTATGGATGAGTCATTCCGATTCCATCAAAAAATTACCAGCAAATGGTGTTAAAATAGCCAGTACAAAAGACGTTGAAAATGCGGCATATAAAATTGAAGGTGAGACTACTTACGCCATTCAATTTCATCCAGAAGTGTATCATTCTACAGATGGAAAACAAATGTTAGAAAACTTTTTAGTTAAAATTGCAAAAGTGGAACAAACTTTCACGCCAAATGCATTTGTTGAAGAAGTAATTGCTGATATGAAAGCCAAAATTGGTGACGATAAAGTAGTGTTAGGATTATCTGGCGGAGTTGATTCTACAGTTGCGGCGGTAATTTTAAACAAAGCAATAGGTAGTAATTTATATTGCATTTTTGTAAATAACGGATTATTACGTAAAAACGAATTCCAAAATGTATTAGATCAATACAAAGGAATGGGATTAAATGTTAAAGGTGTTGATGCTTCTCAGCGTTTTTATGACGCTTTAGAAGGTCTTGATGATCCTGAAGCGAAGCGTAAAGCTATTGGACGTGTTTTTATTGAAGTTTTTGATGATGAAGCACACTTGTTAACCGATGTTAAATGGTTAGGTCAAGGTACTATTTATCCCGATGTAATTGAATCGGTTTCAGCTACAGGCGGACCTTCAGCAACGATTAAATCACATCATAATGTGGGTGGATTGCCTGATTTTATGAAATTGCAAGTGGTCGAACCTTTACGAATGTTATTCAAAGATGAAGTGCGTAGAGTAGGCGCAACATTAGGAATTGACCCTGAATTATTAGGACGTCATCCGTTTCCTGGACCAGGATTAGCAATTCGTATTTTGGGTGATATTACACCAGAAAAAGTAGCTATTTTGCAAGAAGTAGATGCGGTATTCATTAACGGATTAAAAGAACACGGTTTATATGATAAAGTATGGCAAGCAGGAGCAATCTTGTTGCCTGTAAATAGTGTAGGTGTAATGGGAGATGAGCGTACGTATGAAAAAGTAGTAGCATTACGCGCTGTAGAATCTACAGACGGAATGACAGCAGATTGGGTGCATTTGCCGTATGAGTTTTTAATGAAAATATCGAATGAAATAATCAATAATGTTCGTGGTGTAAACCGAGTGGTGTATGATATTAGTTCAAAACCACCTGCAACCATTGAATGGGAATAA
- a CDS encoding LysM peptidoglycan-binding domain-containing protein — MKNIWVLIFCLSFFCVLGQKNATHVVVKGETLYAIAKKYQITPEDIIKNNPDAVNGIKENQTLLIPSKNGLPSTIVTTANDTTYVVQKGETLYAISKRFGISVDTILAKNPSIKDTLSEGVQLVLPTKKSALPLDLSSEKNVDLLASANKSKQRNLVLLMPFNINRIENDSTKTKTEYLKTDKFLNITLDFYAGALQAIDSAKTLGLPISVKVYDAESSKYSSNVAAIIKNNDFSNVDAVIGPFTNAFVETAGQLLESYNVPIISPLMKETGKGGANVFYAMPSEEMQREASFTYMYSKSDVIFAIHATGKTPLSTYIKTNQKEVIQYYFNDKGVFDFTSFKAQLKKGKKNFVILDSDKIMQVLSVVNNLVKFKKEFDIQLVIFDHTDALDFEDVKVKNLAYLKMLYPSALRENESIEANYFATSFRKENKIAPNQYATRGFDVTFDTILRMCQEEGFINSAQTQVSEQIESKFKYVNNANTAVYMMYYNDDLTIKQAQ, encoded by the coding sequence ATGAAGAATATTTGGGTACTAATTTTTTGTTTGAGTTTCTTTTGTGTTTTGGGACAGAAGAATGCTACACATGTTGTGGTAAAAGGTGAAACGTTATATGCTATTGCCAAGAAATATCAAATTACACCCGAGGATATTATAAAAAACAATCCTGATGCAGTCAATGGAATTAAGGAAAATCAAACGTTACTAATTCCTAGTAAAAATGGTTTGCCTTCTACTATTGTAACTACTGCAAATGACACAACATATGTTGTTCAAAAAGGAGAAACGTTGTATGCCATTTCGAAAAGATTTGGAATTAGCGTTGACACTATTTTAGCTAAAAATCCTAGTATCAAAGATACCTTGTCTGAAGGTGTACAATTAGTTTTGCCTACCAAAAAAAGTGCATTGCCTTTGGATTTATCATCTGAAAAAAATGTTGATTTGTTAGCCTCTGCAAATAAATCGAAACAGAGAAATTTAGTTTTATTAATGCCATTTAATATTAATAGAATTGAAAACGATTCTACTAAAACTAAAACAGAATATCTTAAAACAGATAAATTTTTAAATATTACCCTAGATTTTTACGCTGGCGCTTTACAAGCTATAGATTCAGCTAAAACATTAGGACTGCCAATTTCTGTAAAAGTGTACGATGCGGAGTCGTCTAAATATTCCTCAAATGTGGCGGCTATTATAAAAAATAATGATTTTTCAAATGTGGATGCAGTGATTGGGCCTTTTACTAATGCTTTTGTTGAAACAGCAGGGCAATTATTGGAATCGTACAATGTACCCATTATTTCACCTTTAATGAAAGAAACTGGAAAAGGTGGTGCTAATGTATTCTATGCAATGCCTTCAGAAGAAATGCAACGAGAAGCCTCATTTACGTATATGTATTCAAAATCAGACGTTATTTTTGCTATTCATGCGACAGGCAAAACGCCTTTAAGTACCTATATTAAAACAAATCAAAAAGAGGTAATTCAATATTATTTTAATGACAAAGGTGTTTTTGATTTTACATCATTTAAGGCTCAGTTAAAAAAAGGTAAAAAGAATTTTGTGATTTTAGATTCAGATAAAATTATGCAAGTGCTTTCTGTGGTAAATAATTTAGTGAAATTTAAAAAAGAATTTGACATTCAATTAGTTATTTTTGATCATACCGATGCTTTAGATTTTGAAGATGTTAAAGTTAAAAATTTGGCTTATCTGAAAATGCTTTATCCTTCAGCGTTAAGAGAAAATGAATCAATTGAAGCGAATTATTTTGCTACTTCGTTTAGAAAAGAAAATAAAATAGCGCCAAATCAATATGCAACACGCGGTTTTGATGTTACCTTTGATACTATTTTAAGAATGTGTCAAGAAGAAGGCTTTATCAATTCGGCTCAGACGCAAGTTTCTGAACAAATAGAAAGTAAATTTAAGTATGTAAACAATGCCAATACGGCTGTTTATATGATGTATTATAATGATGATTTAACAATAAAACAAGCACAATAA
- a CDS encoding OsmC family protein, with protein MATSKVTYLGDLRTSSIHLQSGSEIISDAPLDNNGKGEAFSPTDTVANGLASCMFTVMGIKAREMNVDFSGSTAEVTKIMGTEPRRITEIHVTFNFSINPDEKTKTILERTAMTCPVFYSLHPDIEKEIVFNWK; from the coding sequence ATGGCAACATCAAAAGTAACTTATTTAGGTGATTTACGTACATCTTCAATTCATTTGCAATCGGGTTCAGAAATTATTTCGGATGCACCGCTAGACAATAATGGGAAAGGAGAAGCTTTTTCTCCAACCGACACTGTTGCTAATGGATTGGCTAGTTGCATGTTTACCGTTATGGGAATTAAAGCTAGAGAAATGAATGTTGATTTTTCAGGTTCCACGGCTGAAGTAACTAAAATTATGGGAACAGAACCCCGCAGAATTACCGAAATCCATGTAACGTTTAATTTTTCCATCAATCCCGACGAAAAAACAAAAACTATTTTGGAGAGAACCGCAATGACTTGTCCTGTATTTTACAGTTTGCATCCCGATATTGAAAAGGAAATAGTTTTTAATTGGAAATAG